In Sphaeramia orbicularis chromosome 1, fSphaOr1.1, whole genome shotgun sequence, a genomic segment contains:
- the ddx17 gene encoding putative ATP-dependent RNA helicase DDX17 isoform X2: MRGGSSYGDRDRDRGRDRPRFGNMSGRSGPPPMKFGNPGDRLRKKRWNLDELPKFEKNFYNEHPEVQRLSQFEMEEFRRRKEITIRGTGCPKAVTAFHQAHFPQYVMDVLMQQNFKEPTAIQSQGFPLALSGRDMVGIAQTGSGKTLAYLLPAIVHINHQPYLERGDGPICLVLAPTRELAQQVQQVAYDYGKSSRIKSTCVYGGAPKGPQIRDLERGVEICIATPGRLIDFLEAGKTNLRRCTYLVLDEADRMLDMGFEPQIRKIVEQIRPDRQTLMWSATWPKEVRQLAEDFLRDYVQINIGALELSANHNILQIVDVCMESEKDNKLLQLMEEIMAEKENKTIIFVETKKRCDDLTRRMRRDGWPAMCIHGDKSQPERDWVLTEFRSGKAPILIATDVASRGLDVEDVKFVINYDYPNSSEDYVHRIGRTARSTNKGTAYTFFTPGNLRQARDLVRVLEEARQAINPKLLQLLDSGRGGGGGGRMRYRGSSSNNPNLMYQDECDRRMRSGGGGKDGRSSFSRDSRNNRDGDGRSSSSSSFRDRSRDRRSSYNSSTDQYQSYSNSSSGGYNSRSGGQSGGGQDHSSQPQGQYGQPPPPPSAGPQPLMAQQFAPPQPPLMSFMGQPPYAFASPPPPPAGPAPPRK; the protein is encoded by the exons atgaGAGGGGGTTCGTCCTATGGAGACCGAGACAGGGACCGAGGACGAGACAG GCCTCGTTTTGGGAACATGAGTGGTCGTAGTGGCCCTCCACCTATGAAATTTGGGAACCCAGGGGACCGCCTCCGCAAAAAGAGGTGGAACTTAGACGAGCTGCCAAAGTTTGAAAAAAACTTTTACAACGAACATCCTGAGGTCCAACGACTGAGTCAG TTTGAAATGGAGGAGTTTCGCAGAAGGAAAGAAATCACCATCCGAGGCACTGGTTGTCCAAAGGCAGTCACAGCTTTTCACCAGGCACATTTTCCCC AATATGTGATGGATGTGTTGATGCAGCAGAACTTCAAGGAGCCCACAGCTATCCAGTCTCAGGGTTTCCCTTTGGCCTTGAGTGGCAGGGACATGGTGGGCATTGCTCAGACGGGATCTGGGAAGACACTGGCT TATCTTCTTCCAGCTATTGTACACATCAACCATCAGCCCTATCTGGAGAGGGGAGATGGTCCAATT TGTCTGGTGCTGGCCCCCACCAGAGAGCTGGCCCAGCAGGTTCAGCAGGTTGCATATGACTATGGCAAGTCTTCACGCATAAAAAGCACGTGTGTCTACGGTGGAGCACCTAAGGGACCTCAGATCAGAGACCTGGAGAGGG GTGTTGAGATCTGCATTGCCACACCTGGTCGGCTTATAGATTTCTTGGAGGCAGGGAAGACTAACCTGCGTCGCTGCACCTACCTAGTGCTGGATGAGGCTGACCGCATGCTTGACATGGGCTTTGAGCCACAGATTCGCAAAATAGTTGAGCAAATTAGG ccTGACAGACAGACATTGATGTGGAGTGCAACTTGGCCAAAGGAGGTTCGGCAGCTTGCTGAAGACTTCCTGAGAGACTACGTTCAGATTAACATTGGAGCCCTTGAGCTGAGTGCCAACCACAACATCCTGCAGATAGTCGATGTTTGCATGGAGTCAGAAAAAGACAACAA ACTTCTTCAGCTGATGGAGGAGATTATGGCAGAAAAGGAGAACAAAACCATCATCTTTGTAGAGACCAAAAAGCGATGTGATGATCTTACCAGGAGGATGAGACGGGACGG GTGGCCAGCCATGTGTATCCATGGAGATAAGAGCCAACCAGAAAGAGACTGGGTACTCACAG AATTCAGAAGTGGTAAAGCTCCGATACTGATTGCCACCGATGTGGCCTCTCGTGGTCTGG ATGTGGAAGATGTCAAGTTCGTCATCAACTATGACTATCCCAACTCCTCTGAGGATTATGTCCACCGTATAGGACGTACAGCCCGCAGTACCAACAAAGGCACTGCCTACACATTCTTCACGCCGGGGAATTTGCGCCAGGCACGGGACCTTGTCAGAGTACTGGAAGAGGCAAGGCAGGCCATCAACCCTAAACTGCTCCAGCTCCTGGATTCAGGacgtggaggaggtggag GTGGCAGGATGCGTTACCGTGGCAGCAGCTCCAACAACCCCAACCTCATGTACCAGGACGAGTGTGATCGTCGTATGCGCTCCGGTGGAGGTGGCAAAGATGGCCGCAGCAGCTTCAGCCGTGACAGCCGCAACAACCGCGATGGGGACGGACGTTCCTCGTCCTCCTCGTCTTTCAGGGACAGAAGCCGGGACCGCAGGAGCAGTTATAACTCCAGCACAGACCAGTACCAGAGCTACAGCAACAGTAGCAGCGGGGGCTACAACTCCCGCAGCGGAGGCCAGTCAGGAGGAGGTCAGGATCACTCCAGCCAACCTCAGGGCCAGTACGGGCAGCCACCTCCTCCACCCTCAGCAGGGCCACAGCCTCTGATGGCTCAGCAGTTTGCTCCACCGCAGCCGCCACTCATGAGCTTCATGGGGCAGCCACCATACGCCTTTGCATCTCCACCCCCTCCACCTGCAGGCCCAGCCCCTCCCCGGAAGTAG
- the ddx17 gene encoding putative ATP-dependent RNA helicase DDX17 isoform X1, whose protein sequence is MRGGSSYGDRDRDRGRDRPRFGNMSGRSGPPPMKFGNPGDRLRKKRWNLDELPKFEKNFYNEHPEVQRLSQFEMEEFRRRKEITIRGTGCPKAVTAFHQAHFPQYVMDVLMQQNFKEPTAIQSQGFPLALSGRDMVGIAQTGSGKTLAYLLPAIVHINHQPYLERGDGPICLVLAPTRELAQQVQQVAYDYGKSSRIKSTCVYGGAPKGPQIRDLERGVEICIATPGRLIDFLEAGKTNLRRCTYLVLDEADRMLDMGFEPQIRKIVEQIRPDRQTLMWSATWPKEVRQLAEDFLRDYVQINIGALELSANHNILQIVDVCMESEKDNKLLQLMEEIMAEKENKTIIFVETKKRCDDLTRRMRRDGWPAMCIHGDKSQPERDWVLTEFRSGKAPILIATDVASRGLDVEDVKFVINYDYPNSSEDYVHRIGRTARSTNKGTAYTFFTPGNLRQARDLVRVLEEARQAINPKLLQLLDSGRGGGGGGGRMRYRGSSSNNPNLMYQDECDRRMRSGGGGKDGRSSFSRDSRNNRDGDGRSSSSSSFRDRSRDRRSSYNSSTDQYQSYSNSSSGGYNSRSGGQSGGGQDHSSQPQGQYGQPPPPPSAGPQPLMAQQFAPPQPPLMSFMGQPPYAFASPPPPPAGPAPPRK, encoded by the exons atgaGAGGGGGTTCGTCCTATGGAGACCGAGACAGGGACCGAGGACGAGACAG GCCTCGTTTTGGGAACATGAGTGGTCGTAGTGGCCCTCCACCTATGAAATTTGGGAACCCAGGGGACCGCCTCCGCAAAAAGAGGTGGAACTTAGACGAGCTGCCAAAGTTTGAAAAAAACTTTTACAACGAACATCCTGAGGTCCAACGACTGAGTCAG TTTGAAATGGAGGAGTTTCGCAGAAGGAAAGAAATCACCATCCGAGGCACTGGTTGTCCAAAGGCAGTCACAGCTTTTCACCAGGCACATTTTCCCC AATATGTGATGGATGTGTTGATGCAGCAGAACTTCAAGGAGCCCACAGCTATCCAGTCTCAGGGTTTCCCTTTGGCCTTGAGTGGCAGGGACATGGTGGGCATTGCTCAGACGGGATCTGGGAAGACACTGGCT TATCTTCTTCCAGCTATTGTACACATCAACCATCAGCCCTATCTGGAGAGGGGAGATGGTCCAATT TGTCTGGTGCTGGCCCCCACCAGAGAGCTGGCCCAGCAGGTTCAGCAGGTTGCATATGACTATGGCAAGTCTTCACGCATAAAAAGCACGTGTGTCTACGGTGGAGCACCTAAGGGACCTCAGATCAGAGACCTGGAGAGGG GTGTTGAGATCTGCATTGCCACACCTGGTCGGCTTATAGATTTCTTGGAGGCAGGGAAGACTAACCTGCGTCGCTGCACCTACCTAGTGCTGGATGAGGCTGACCGCATGCTTGACATGGGCTTTGAGCCACAGATTCGCAAAATAGTTGAGCAAATTAGG ccTGACAGACAGACATTGATGTGGAGTGCAACTTGGCCAAAGGAGGTTCGGCAGCTTGCTGAAGACTTCCTGAGAGACTACGTTCAGATTAACATTGGAGCCCTTGAGCTGAGTGCCAACCACAACATCCTGCAGATAGTCGATGTTTGCATGGAGTCAGAAAAAGACAACAA ACTTCTTCAGCTGATGGAGGAGATTATGGCAGAAAAGGAGAACAAAACCATCATCTTTGTAGAGACCAAAAAGCGATGTGATGATCTTACCAGGAGGATGAGACGGGACGG GTGGCCAGCCATGTGTATCCATGGAGATAAGAGCCAACCAGAAAGAGACTGGGTACTCACAG AATTCAGAAGTGGTAAAGCTCCGATACTGATTGCCACCGATGTGGCCTCTCGTGGTCTGG ATGTGGAAGATGTCAAGTTCGTCATCAACTATGACTATCCCAACTCCTCTGAGGATTATGTCCACCGTATAGGACGTACAGCCCGCAGTACCAACAAAGGCACTGCCTACACATTCTTCACGCCGGGGAATTTGCGCCAGGCACGGGACCTTGTCAGAGTACTGGAAGAGGCAAGGCAGGCCATCAACCCTAAACTGCTCCAGCTCCTGGATTCAGGacgtggaggaggtggaggtg GTGGCAGGATGCGTTACCGTGGCAGCAGCTCCAACAACCCCAACCTCATGTACCAGGACGAGTGTGATCGTCGTATGCGCTCCGGTGGAGGTGGCAAAGATGGCCGCAGCAGCTTCAGCCGTGACAGCCGCAACAACCGCGATGGGGACGGACGTTCCTCGTCCTCCTCGTCTTTCAGGGACAGAAGCCGGGACCGCAGGAGCAGTTATAACTCCAGCACAGACCAGTACCAGAGCTACAGCAACAGTAGCAGCGGGGGCTACAACTCCCGCAGCGGAGGCCAGTCAGGAGGAGGTCAGGATCACTCCAGCCAACCTCAGGGCCAGTACGGGCAGCCACCTCCTCCACCCTCAGCAGGGCCACAGCCTCTGATGGCTCAGCAGTTTGCTCCACCGCAGCCGCCACTCATGAGCTTCATGGGGCAGCCACCATACGCCTTTGCATCTCCACCCCCTCCACCTGCAGGCCCAGCCCCTCCCCGGAAGTAG
- the ntan1 gene encoding protein N-terminal asparagine amidohydrolase has translation MPLLIQNKGLDRISSTVELFDRHPHLQESARDFCSKPLVDVDPKCFLYVQQREFAATTPTDNNVSILGSDDATTCHLVVLRHTGSGAVCLAHCDGSNTWSEVPLIVKAVTSLSNSKDSRLELHLVGGFNDELKTSHKLSLNILAAFHKQKEDIHLVTCCITEMNDTVVNGNHRPIVYGIGVNVKTGEVFPSSFSHKGPAEELRSARTFTGGQMADIYDSSQGLVKIGPCKWSPNMDIAFWLSQSDDIILKYLSTSPMAEPPHFVQHIKSTVQFLLDHPNSDSLFPGGQPQLYHRTEHGDWERAAQS, from the exons atgcctttattaattcagAACAAAGGACTTGACCGGATAAGCTCGACAGTGGAGCTGTTCGACAGGCATCCGCATTTACAG GAAAGTGCAAGAGACTTTTGCTCCAAGCCACTTGTTGATGTCGACCCAAAGTGCTTTCTGTATGTGCAACAAAGAGAGTTTGCTGCAACAACACCAACAGACA ATAATGTTTCCATCCTTGGATCAGATGATGCTACCACTTGCCATTTGGTTGTGCTGCGACACACTG GCAGTGGAGCAGTTTGCCTTGCCCACTGCGATGGCTCCAACACTTGGTCTGAGGTCCCACTTATTGTCAAAGCTGTCACATCACTGAGTAACAGTAAGGACAGCAG ACTAGAGCTCCATCTTGTTGGGGGATTCAATGACGAGTTAAAAACATCCCATAAATTAAGCCTTAACATTCTGG CAGCGTTCCATAAACAGAAAGAGGATATTCATCTAGTAACATGCTGCATCACTG aaatgaaTGACACTGTTGTCAATGGAAATCACAGACCTATAGTATATGGAATAG GTGTGAATGTCAAAACAGGGGAAGTCTTCCCTTCCTCTTTCTCTCATAAGGGACCTGCAGAGGAACTGCGCTCAGCTAGAACCTTCACTGGGGGACAG ATGGCTGACATTTATGACTCAAGTCAAGGGCTTGTTAAAATTGGACCTTGCAAGTGGTCTCCGAATATGGACATTGCCTTCTGGTTGTCACAAAGTGATGACATAATTTTAAAG TACCTGTCCACATCTCCCATGGCTGAGCCACCACACTTTGTCCAGCACATAAAGTCCACTGTCCAGTTCCTTTTAGATCACCCAAATTCTGATAGCCTGTTTCCTGGGGGCCAGCCACAGCTCtaccacaggactgaacatgggGACTGGGAGAGAGCTGCACAGTCATAG